In Mustela lutreola isolate mMusLut2 chromosome 1, mMusLut2.pri, whole genome shotgun sequence, one genomic interval encodes:
- the LOC131807783 gene encoding large ribosomal subunit protein eL31-like has translation MAPAKKCGEKRKGHSAMNDAVTREYATDIHECICGVGCKRRAPQAHREIEKFATKEMGTPDVRSDTRLSKAVWAKGIRNAPYCTRAQLSRKHNKGKVSSSKLHRLVTQVPFKSLRTVHIDED, from the coding sequence ATGGCTCCTGCAAAGAAGTGTGGTGAGAAGAGGAAGGGCCATTCTGCCATGAACGATGCAGTGACCAGAGAATATGCCACTGACATTCACGAATGCATCTGTGGAGTGGGTTGCAAGAGGCGTGCCCCTCAGGCACACAGAGAGATCGAGAAATTTGCCACGAAAGAGATGGGGACTCCAGATGTGCGCAGTGACACCAGGCTCAGCAAAGCTGTCTGGGCCAAGGGAATAAGGAATGCTCCATACTGTACTCGTGCGCAGTTGTCCAGAAAACATAACAAGGGTAAAGTTTCATCAAGTAAGCTTCATCGGCTGGTTACTCAGGTGCCTTTCAAAAGTCTACGGACAGTTCATATTGATGAGGACTAA